The sequence CTCTGCAGGCTGTGGGTCAGGTCTGGGCTCTGTTCAGGAGCAACCCAGCGGcattgactttgactttgaagAATTCCTCAATACCGTGCACAtccagacacagacagaggagagtgAGCTGGGAGGGCTGGGTGGTGACACGCCGTTGGAGTCTCTGGACATCCAGACCCAGACAGATTTCCTCCTGATGGATGAACTGGACCAAATTGAAGGACCAAGTCGAACCCAAGCCAGCGACCTGGAACTATTTGATACTCAGACTCAGACTGACTTCAATTTCCTGCTGAACGCCGGAAGCCACATGCCTCTGAGCAGCATCCTGCGTCATTCAAGTTTTTCTATGAGCACTGAGTCCtcagatacagaaacacagacagatctCCCTTCATTTGCCCCAAGCCTCTCTGCTCAGACACCTGTCAGTCAGGGTGAGCACGCGAGACTGTtgaacagcacagagacacagactgtGACCAGCCAGGTGGAAGGCCTTGGACACCTCTTCCTGACAAGCAAcgaaacacaaacagtcatgGATGACTTCTTGTCAGCAGACCTGGCGTGGAATATGGAGTCTCATTTCAGCTCTGTGGAAACTCAGACATGTGAGGAGCTTCGTGTTCTGTTTCAGCACCCTGAGAAACCCAACAGCTGAAGCGCTCTAATTGACGCTCCCTAAGCTCCTGCAGTACAGGTTTCCCATGTCTGCCTCTTCCTCCAAGAGGAATCAAGTCTACGCTGTCCTCCAGCAGACTACAGTCTTAGCAGTCAGAAGTTTGTCAGAAGAACAATGTCTTTGAACATTCCACTGGGGGCATCATGTCCAGAGCGTTTCCAGGTATATATCCTGACAGCTCTGTGCACTTTATTAGCTCAATGGGCATGATGTATCAGCTCCTCTGAcagtttacatatttatttgcacataaaataacataacgTATGTCTTGTCTTAAATACCAGTTTACTTCTATATATTTCAGTGTAATACCACTGAGACTGACACTTATACATACTAGCAggttaaaaataatttaacatttcatcaatGTTAGATCAGAAGTTAAAACCGATGAAATCTATAGCTGTGCATAGCTGTTAAGAAAAGGCTTATAAAATTGTTACCCTGTAATGACAGCTTTCAGATATGCATTTACTGCATGAAAACAGTTTCATCTCAGCTGTGCAGTAAACAATGTTGTGCATTCAGTTTACATGTGTTTTGAAATGTGCATGAAAGCCTTCACTTGGTCAGcagcacaaaaacagaaaatataaattctCAGCTTGTGCATCTGATGGCTTTCGATTGATGTTGCTTAATCAGCAACAAGATTATAAACTCTGAGCAACACAGCCTACGCAAAACCTGACCAGTGAGAATCTTATCAGATGTTGTCATGTTTTCTAGAAGAAAAAACCCCATAAAGCCTTCAACAGTGTACAAGGATTTTCTCATAGCTGTTAAGAAGTATCCATGTCGCACAAGTAAAAATGAAACGTTTATGTCTCGTCTGTCGTCGCACACCTTTCATTGAAATGTGATTGTGAAGTATGATGTTATGTATTCACTTTCCTGGGCCTGTATAGCTAAGCAGTTAGTTTGAGTCAGTAAACAGGCTAGGCTGTCATTGTCTTTGACTTATTCATTAGCTGGGTGTAAGTGTATACAGTAGCAGTACTCTGTGCTAAAGTGATCAAGTAATGTTACTGTACAGAAACACAGTGGATTAGCGCTAGGATTAGCTACTGTCTTGGCACAGagttgtttatatttatttattacctgATTTTTGACTGAAAGGAGGTCTGTTGAATATCCTCTGTCACAATCATCAAAGTTTCCACACTTAACAATTCagaaacagtattttatttttttaatttatttcctctccAAGTGACtaaactttttaatgttttatgtattttctttatacTGTTGCACTGAGTTACCTCATTAAGCACAGGCACCCCATGCAGACTGTGTTCTACTAGGGAACATAGAGCTATAAGCCTTGattatttgttaattttgttaCGTTGGTGCCTTAACCCAAGTATTAACTTTTGTTCTGTTACAGACAATTTGCTGCTCTAAAAATAATTATAAGAGTTATACTAGAATACGTTTCGGAAAATGAACAAACATTGGGAAAATTGTCAGAATCCTTTGGTCTTTGCATGTTTCTTTATTGGTATTTTCATCATGGTTGCATGAAATATTGGAATGTCCCTAATATCCTCCATAGTTTCTATGAAGAGATTTACGTTCTGTCAAATGAAAAGAATGCTATGCAGCATTTTATTGAAGAGAATTAGCTTGATGCCATCGCACTATTTTAATGGATAGATGGCTAATGCTGCTGCAGTTTATAGATGTTTGTAGAAACGCAAGAATATACAGAACATGACACATGTGCAAGTATAACAtgctctatttttttcttttttgcaccACATCCAAACATTTTAAGAATCATTTTCCtgtgttaatatgttttttgaCACTCATattaaatttcaacatttattgTATTGAGATTAGTACTCCTAGTTTGTGGTTCTTGAATCCAGATACAGCTCTACAGATGTAGAAGCCTTCCGTTACAgtgctttattttctctctgtaggGAGTGCATGCAGGTATTTTCccagcaaaaaaacatttgcatttagcAGAATCTGAGTTTCTGTTGCCTATATGTGTAGTCAATGGTTGCCTTGATTAATTGTTGAAACTACACAACAGATGTTCTTAATAAACCGTTGGAACGTGTACATAGTGCGTTTTGTCAATTTGTCACAGAAAAAAGCACAACACAAGGGTTTgcacacataaatatatcagATTGCTCCTTTTTAATTCAgggaataaaatgtattttgcacaCTGAAGAAGGCATAACCGAGAAGTCCGTGCATTTTATTCTCCTTGTGCTGAACTTAGAAATTGAGAACTAAAGGAACAACCTGATAGATATAGTTGTGCAgcattttttgtgcttttcagACATTTAATATAGAACATAAAACTGTATAATATTGTGTCTTTCATCTTTTCACTTCAAAGCAGTTACATCCTACTGAGAATAGACATTGAATCTGGGTTTGTGCCAGATATAGCAACACTTGACAAATCATCacccattttattttatatgcacATTCAGGTAAGATAAACAAAATTGCCGCTAAGCAgctatttttaaatttacagcATCTAAACAACTCAGAGGTAGGTACAATAAAGCTAAGAAGTATTTAAGTAGTATTTCAGTAATTGGCTGACCTTTGGAGACCAACATGACAAACAATACGTTTAGAGATTTGCCACATAACCCTTTTGTGCATTGCATAATACAGACCATATCCACACTCACCAGGAAGCACTTACTgataaaactgaatttttgtGTTTGATAGAGTAGATGCGGTAGTTTGGCAGCGGTTTATATCATCACGTACAGTCACAAGCTACAGTTTGACACTGAAGTTCTGACAGAGCTGTAGCTTGTGGTTTGAAGTttaaatgaagaggaaaaaagaaagtacGAGGCAGGCACACCGCCATGCTTCTTATGAGGTAGCTGCTCCGTTGCTAGGTAACTACAACAGCTGAGAAAGCACTTGTGGGAACTAGTGAGAACAAAACAGGCCCAAATGATGTCTAGAGcttaacatttcatttgttgttttcccttgactgttattgttatggttaGCATAGTGTCATACTTTACATGTATGCTTTCAGCTACGCAGTGAGGCTGAGGCATACATGatacaaaataagataaattggttgttttttttacctagttaaaacaaagtttaaactAATTGCATCATtgaacatcatcatcagtcatgttaaacatttatttcacagcccTCACACACATTAACAGCATGCACAGCAGCAAGAGTCACTTCCTTAAGAGAACAGGCAGCTTGGGGTCATATGGGCTTGTGCacctgctgcagtgctggagtGCAACGCCTGTGTGAGGCTCTTTCCCACTGAGTAGCTGGTGTGATGCACTATGTCAGGTTTTGAAGACATAGGCACTTGAAACCTCTTAGGGATAGAAACACTTCCAGTAGACAACAAGTAAGGGTTATACTGACATGTCCGGTGCTTGGAGGTCGGGGCTGCAGCGTAAGTGGGAAGCTCTGGGTTGGAGTCCATTCTTGATCCTCTTGTGCTGCtcctcttatcaaacatgtaacaGTTTTCCTCTAAGGTTTCTCCCTCTGGGGCCTTCTTGCCACTGCAGAGCTGGCCACTGACCCTCTGTGGATTCACGTGTGGTGAGTTGATCGGAGGTAAAAATGTGAAGTTTTTAATGGGAACCATTGTATTATTGGACCTATGGCTGTGTTTCTGAGGCTTAGTAGGCCTGTTCGAAGGGTATTTTGAGGGCAGATGGTGAGGCTGCAATGGAGTCTCCCTGAGGGCCCCTTCCTCCTCTATCTTCTCATCGACTAAGAGATGCGACATGTTTTTCTGCATGGCACCGAGGGCAGGCCGTTCTGGAGCATTTGGCTGCGGAGCTGCAGCAGTAGTGTGACTACAGGTTCCTGTTTGCTGGTTTAATGGGATGGATTTCTTCAAGCTGTTAGGAG comes from Thunnus maccoyii chromosome 1, fThuMac1.1, whole genome shotgun sequence and encodes:
- the si:ch73-103b9.2 gene encoding uncharacterized protein si:ch73-103b9.2, translated to MATLEEMDHTAVNGSDKEDATGEQPYKTAERTHVDALLDISEENFLTELEPHEYHCYSGWEEAVRGWARVAPLSCIFLPQKRDWKPKSKEPDNLTPLSVDPTIRNVDSSAGNAEPRSELQVGPPNSLKKSIPLNQQTGTCSHTTAAAPQPNAPERPALGAMQKNMSHLLVDEKIEEEGALRETPLQPHHLPSKYPSNRPTKPQKHSHRSNNTMVPIKNFTFLPPINSPHVNPQRVSGQLCSGKKAPEGETLEENCYMFDKRSSTRGSRMDSNPELPTYAAAPTSKHRTCQYNPYLLSTGSVSIPKRFQVPMSSKPDIVHHTSYSVGKSLTQALHSSTAAGAQAHMTPSCLFS